The sequence below is a genomic window from Zhongshania aliphaticivorans.
AAGTAAAACCGTTGATACGATTCGTTGAAGGACGGGACGCCGTATAAATCCTCGATTTCAGCGGCAGTGAGAATTGATAGTCGCTTGTTTCTGCTCATTCTTTGACCCAAAGGCCGAAGAAGATACTGAAACTTGAGCTAAATTAAAATTAATAGTGGCTTGGAGGCCAGCAAATACGGGGCCTTCAACGGTTTTTGCAGTATTTGGAGGCAAAATCCCTAGGACCCCGAATACGGGCGCAGCGCCTCTGATCGTCTTCTCCGATCCAGGCCACCGTCTCGATACTATCATCGACACTTGCATCGCCCCCCTTATCACTACCCTTAATGCCATGACGACTGCCCAGCGCCAGCAGGCCGATCACACTGCCCAGCCCCTGCTCTGCCGGGAAGTGATCCAGTATATCGCCGATTGAGGCCTGGTCACGCTGTTCGAGCAGCGAGCATACATGCTCCTTCAGGGTGCGAAAATCGATTTCCGACTGCGCTACCAACTCGCTGACCGACTCCAGATCGATGGGCGCGGGTTCACCCTCGCGCATCGCCTCCGGCTCCGCCTGCAGTGCCGGATCGTAGAGTGCCCATTGGGACAGAGAGTGCAACCGACTGCTAGTCAGTTCCAGGGAATATGTCAGGGACTCAGTTGTCTTGACCCCATCCTTGATCGCCAGCGCGGCGCGTTGTGCTTCCTTCAGTAGCTGGTTCACGCGGCGCTGCTCAAGGTACTCACGGCTTTGCACGAAATACTTGAGGCTGCGGGCAAAGGTCTGCAACACCTCGTGGACCGCGCCACCCTGTTCGAGAAGATTTCTGGTCAAACGCAACAGGAAACGACGCTCCCGCATATCCAGCCCAGCAACAAACTCCCGCGACATCACGCTGTCGAGGGATTCCTCCAGCATCGCTGCCTGTTCAGGATCGGTCAGCAGACGCCAGAAGGCAGAGAAGGTCCGACCCGCTTCGCTCTCCGCAATCAGATCGATACCGGTAAACAGTGAATCGAGCACTTCGCCCCGATTGCCATCACTATCCATGATGCGCTCTCGCAGATCCCGGTTTAGCTGCTCGAACTGGTCACGCACCCGGCGAAAATCGCCCGTCAGATCATCGGCCAGGGAAATGATCTCCCGCGTCCGTTCCAATGCAGTATCACATGGCAGGACGCGCAGCTGCCCCTTCTGGATGGCATCAATCTCCATACCGATACGGGCCTGTTCCGCCATCAGGCGGTCGATCCGGCGATGTTTATCAGCATCGGTGTCCTCGGCCAGCCCGGCCAGGGCCTGTATCACCAGCGAGAGGCGACTCTCGGTCGCCGCCGCATGGGGCTCAGCGATGGCAGACACAAACCGAATTGCCTCCACCGTTGCTGTAGAGAGTTCGTATTCCTCCTCACTGGCGCCCGGCGGGAATCGCCTCTCGAGATAACCGTCACTCAGCCAGTTGGCCACATAGGCCTGAGCCGTCTGGGGAAAATCATCCCCCTGGGCCCGCAACTCTTCCAGATCTCTTGTCAGACGCTCAAACAGTATCGAGGCCGGCAGGCTGCGTTCCTTTTCATAGAGGTGTGATTGAAGCAGAGCAATCACCGTCGGCCCGTTGCCAGACGCGAGTAAGCGCCACAAAGGCTGATTGCGCATGCGGCGGTAAGTGGCAATGTTTTTGTCTGCTTTCACTGCTCCATCCAAAGTCTTTATGGCCAAAATCGTTGTGGCCTAAACATCGAAAGAGAATACCCGCAACGTCCACACCAGCGGCGGCAGGTGTCCATCCATCTATTTCTGCCAGAGACCCACCTCAACGAGGCGCCGAACCAATGCGCCGCGTTTTCCATGCCGAGTCATAAACTGAGTCAATCTTCTGTCGAAATCGGCTCGGGTCGCACACAGTACGTAGGCATCCGACAGATCGACAAGTGTGCGTTTGACTTCATCGTAGGCAGAGGCAATGCCTCGTTTAGCGTGATTGTCGGCAGTCCGCCAGTGTCGGTTGAAGTCAGCAGCCAGTGTACGCAAATAGGTTTCTCGTTCGGCCTGCCGTTCAGCTTCGGCCTTTTTGTACTGTATAGCTGCCTGCTGCTTTCTCACTTCGGTAGCGGATGCCGCCAGCTTATGCAGATCGGCGACCTTGCGCCGCGGCATTGCAGACTTCTCGCCTGATGACTGCTCACGCCGCCAGGCCAGGAACTGCCGTTTTAATTCGCGCTCGGCCCGTTGTGCATGCCCGGTCAATAACAATTTAAGCATCGCGTTTTTCTCTACTTCAGGAAGCGCGGCAAGCCAGGCATCCAGTTCCACATCGCTCTTGCTGTTGGATTTTGCAACTCCAGGGTCAGCAAGTCCGGCGGCGGTCAGTAGATCCGCATCGATTTCCAGAAAGTCCGCCAGCGATTGCTGGGCTGCGCTCAACCGGGAAAGTCCGGGCGGCGGTTCAGGTTCCATGCTCTTTTCACTGACTTCACCAGCACTCACGCCGGCCAACCAACCAAGATACAGCGGGCGCAGATCGCCCCCTAGCAATTCGTCACGCAATGGCGCCAGTCTACCCATCCAGCCGTGTCCATTCTCAAGGGCAAAGCGCTCATAGTCGTCACTCTCATCCAGCCCCCATTCAAGCAGCCAATGTGTCTTTGTCTGCGTCGCTGTAAAAGTGGTTTCGGTTTTGAAATCACGGAAGGTCCCCACATCAAAAACACTTTTCGGCAAGCGCAGGTAAAGAATGCAGGTGCACCAGTTTGCCACGTAGACGTGAGCATCAAAGTAACGCCGCATCCAGTCAACCGGGTTAGCCTTAAGATCACCCCACTGATAATCATTGACGAAACTGGACGAGGTAATGTGAGCACGAGACGAACAACTGCGCAGTTCGGCCATTTGCTTCGAGGTCAGTGGCTCATCAATAGCGATGAACTCGTAGTATTGGTATTCACTCATCCCGATTCACTGTTTGCGAAGCGAAGCCTCTCCATAAGTCCTGACAATGAAATAACGTTTATATCACTACCTACAGGAAATTCATCCTCACCACCATAAAGGATGTACTTATGCGTTGCGCCAACATCATCACAGGTCTGGCTATAATGCTTGCCGATTTTGGGGGCAACCCCATACTTAATCTCGACAGCCCAGATGTCAGACGACGGCATCCTGATAACAAGATCGATCTCTGCACCAGCAGCCGTTCGGTAAAAGTAAGTCTCTGCACGACCTGGCAGGATGGAATGAATATTCTCGATGACAAAGCCTTCCCAGCTTTTTCCCAATACTGGATTAGACAGCAACGCATCATAGGCATTGATTCCCAGCAATCGGTGCAGGATGCCGCTATCACGCACGTAAAAACGGGGGGATTTAACTAACCGCTTCTTGACGTTGGCATACCAGGGTTCAAGGCGCCTGACCAACAAAAGATCCGTCAGAATATCAATGTAGTGCGTTACCGTCTTGGCATCGACTTCCAGATTTGAGGCGAGCCTGGAATAGTTAACGGTCTCACCCTGAAGATGCGCCAACATCGTCCACAGCCGACGTAACCTTGCCGCAGGAACGCGAAAGCCCATTTGCGGAATATCTCGCTCAAGATAGGTACGAATCAGATTTTCCAGCCAGTCCATAGCCAGATCATCACCCGCAGCAAGATAGCTGTCCGGGAATCCGCCCCGCAACCACAAGGTCTGTCTTTGCCGTTGGTGACCATCGACTTCAGCCAGGTTCAGACCGCTCATCTCCAGATAGCTAATCCGACCTGCAAGACTTTCGGAAGACTGACGCATCAGATCCATTGATGCTGACCCAAGCAGCAAAAACTGACCTGCTCGACGCCCCTGCTCCCGATTTTTATCGATCAGCCCCCGCAGTACGGGAAACAAGTCCGGGCTTCGCTGTATTTCATCCAGAACAACCAACTTATCGGCATGGGCGCTTAAGAAACTGCTGGGGTCACTGAGCTTCAGTAAATCCTCGGGGGCTTCCAAATCGAGGTAAATCGAGTCGATGTTTTTAGCAATGATTTTTGCCAGCGTTGTCTTGCCAACCTGGCGTGCACCCAACAGTGCAACCGCAGGCACTTGTGCGATGGTTGCTCGAAGTTTCTCTGAAATTTGACGATCAATCATACCTTGCATTTTAGGAGTCAACATCCAAATTTGCAAGATTTAAACAGATGATCGGTTGATACTCCTGCGTTTCTGATACCAGACACTGGCAGATATTCCCTGAGTGGTACAACTACTCTGATACCATGCAGGCATCAATTCCCCATTGGTGGTATTGCTACCTTTTACCTTGTTGCACACAAGAAATACCATGAAAAATACCATTGATAATGCAGATTACATTATCAATGGAAGTTATTTTATTGTTATATTTCAATGGGTTATGATATTGCGTCACTCCCACTCAATGGTGGCTGGCGGCTTGCTGCTGACATCGTAGGCTACGCGTGAAACTTGCTTTATCTCGTTGATAATACGATTTGAAACTGTCTCTAGCAGCTCGTAAGGCAGGTGCGCCCAGCGCGCGGTCATGAAGTCGATAGTCTCTACAGCGCGCAATGCAATAACGTATTCATAGCGGCGCGCATCCCCTACTACACCAACCGATTTCACCGGCAGGAACACGGCAAAGGCTTGGCTGGTTTTGTGGTACCAGTCGGCGCGGTGCAGCTCTTCTAAGAAGATGGCGTCGGCTTCGCGAAGAATATCGGCATATTCTTTTTTCACTTCGCCTAAAATCCGCACACCCAAACCTGGACCAGGGAAAGGATGGCGATAGACCATATCGTAAGGCAGGCCTAGCTCTAAACCAATGCGGCGCACTTCGTCTTTAAAGAGTTCACGCAGTGGTTCTACCAAGTCCATCGCCATATCGTCTGGCAGGCCGCCAACATTATGGTGCGATTTTATGACGTGGGCTTTGCCGGTTTTTGAGGCGGCAGATTCAATCACGTCGGGGTAAATTGTGCCCTGCGCAAGGAAGTTAACATCCTTGAGGGTGGTGGCTTCTTGATCGAAAATTTCGATAAAGGTATTGCCGATAGATTTGCGTTTTTTCTCGGGGTCGGCTTCGCCGGCCAGCTTGCTTAGAAACGCTTCTTCGGCGTCAACACGAATCACTTTCACGCCCATGTTTTTGGCGAACATTTCCATCACCTGATCGCCTTCGTTTTTACGAAGCAGGCCGTTATCAACAAACACGCAAGTAAGCTGGGTGCCAATGGCCTTGTGCAATAAGGCTGCCACTACTGAACTGTCTACGCCGCCGGAAAGACCCAGCAATACTTTTTGATCGCCGACTTGGGCGCGCACCTTGGCAATGGCGTCTTCAACAATATTGGCGGGTGTCCACAGTGCTTCGCAGCCACACAGTTTCAGTACAAAATGTTCGAATATGCGCTGACCTTGTAACGTGTGAGTCACTTCGGGGTGAAACTGCACACCATAGAACTTCTTGGCCTCGCACTGCATTGCCGCAATTGGGCACGATGGCGTAGAGGCCAAAACCTCAAACCCTTCTGGCAGGCGAATAACCTTGTCGCCATGGCTCATCCACACATCAAGTAACGTCTTGCCGTCTTTACTGTCGATATGGTCAGCAATGTCTGCGGTTAGTGCGCCAGCGGTTTCCAGTTTGATCTGCGCGTAGCCAAATTCATGAACTGGCGAGCCTTCTACCTTGCCGCCCATTTGCTCTGCCATGGTCTGCATGCCGTAGCAAATACCCAATACCGGCACACCCAATTCGAACACCAATTGTGGCGCTCGTGGCGAACCTGCTTCCGTTACCGACTCTGGCCCACCCGCCAAGATAAAGCCTGAGGGTTTGAATTCCTTAATATCGTCATCGCTGATATCAAAGGCGCGAATTTCGCAGTACACGCCAATTTCACGAATACGCCGCGCAATCAGCTGGGTGTACTGAGAGCCAAAATCTAGAATCAAAATACGGTGGGCGTGGATATCTGGGATTGACACGGCAATTCTCTCAACAAGGTTCACGGCAAATGTGAACATAAATAAAACAGCAAACCCGCTGCGGTAGCGGGTTTGTTAATTAAAAAAATAACGACCACTGCCCCTAGGTGGGGTAATTAGGCGCTTCTTTGGTGATGCTCACGTCGTGCACATGGCTTTCATTCATACCCGCCGAGGTCACCCTTACAAACTCTGGATTGTTACGCATGGCTTCAATGTCGAGGCTGCCGGTATAACCCATTGCTGAGCGCAAGCCGCCCATTAACTGGTGGACAATCGCGGCCAGCGGGCCTTTGTAGGCAACACGGCCTTCAATGCCCTCGGGTACGAGCTTCTCCGCACCGTCATCAGCACTTTGGAAATAGCGATCGCTAGAACCCTGGGTTTTAGTCATAGCACCCAACGAACCCATACCGCGATAGGATTTGTAGGTACGGCCTTGGAATAGCTCGACCTCACCTGGTGCCTCTTCGGTGCCAGCGAACATCGAGCCCATCATAATGCAGTTTGCACCGGCAACAACGGCCTTAGACAAATCACCAGAAAAGCGAATACCGCCATCGGCGATGAGCGGTACGCCGGTGCCTTTAAGGGCGGCAGCAACATTAGCAATAGCGCTAATTTGCGGAACACCCACGCCAGTTACAATACGCGTAGTACATATGGAACCAGGACCAATACCGACCTTAACCGCGTCGGCGCCAGCTTCGAGTAGCGCCAAAGCCGCTGCGCCAGTCGCAATATTGCCGCCGATCACGTCAACCTGAGGGTAGTTCTCTTTAATCCAGCGCACGCGATTTAATACATTCATGGAATGACCGTGCGCAGTGTCAACCACCAATACATCTACTCCAGCGGCAACCAATGCGGCAACGCGATCATCGGTATCTGCACTAGTGCCAACCGATGCACCAACCCGCAACTGGCCCTGACTGTCTTTACAGGCATGAGGGTAAGTCTGGGCGTTGTTCATGTCTTTAACCGTGATCATGCCAGTCAATTTAAAATCGTCATTGACCACTAAGACTTTTTCAATGCGGTGACGGTGCAGTAGCTCTCTGGCTACCACCATATCCACGCCCTCTTTAACTGTGACCAGCTTTTCTTTCGGGGTCATCATGCTAGAAACAGGAACGTTTAATTCTTCTTGAAAGCGTACATCGCGGCTAGTAACAATACCGACTAGCTCGCCTTTATCCAGTACTGGAACACCGGAGATTTTGTGGCGACGACGTAGCTCAAACAACTCGCTAAGTGGTGCACTCGCTTCAATGGTGATTGGATCTTTAACAATACCGCTCTCGTGCTTTTTAACCGCGCGCACTTCTTGAGCTTGCTGAGCAATGGTCATGCTCTTGTGAATAATGCCGATGCCGCCTTCCTGAGCGAGGGCAATGGCCAGCGCGCTTTCAGTGACGGTATCCATTGCGGCGGACACAAGGGGAATATTCAGTGAGATATTACGGGTCAGCTGAGTTTTTAGGCTAACGTCTTTAGCGGTAACCTCGGAGTAACCTGGGAGCAGAAGAACGTCATCAAAGGTGAGTGCTTCTTGGGCAATACGTAGCATAAATAGATTCCAATGCCGGTGGCTAGAATCCTCGCAATTTTAAGCGATACAGCCCTCTTAGTAAACCGATTCTTGGCGAACTACCCACTATATCTTGCTACAATAGCGCCATGACTACACAAGAACCGCCACAAACTCTCTCTGTCAGCCAATTAAACGGTTTGGCTAAACAATTACTCGAAGACTGCTTTGCCCAGGTCAACGTGACCGGCGAACTGTCGACCTTGTCACGCCCCAGCTCCGGCCACTGGTATTTCACCCTAAAAGACGACCGCGCTCAAATTCGCTGCGCCTTCTTTAAGGGTAAGAATATGCGGGTTAATTTTAACCCCGAGCCCGGCCAGCAAGTCAGCGTGCGCGGCAAAGTCAGCCTATATGAAGGCCGCGGTGACTATCAACTCATTGTCGACAGTATGCAGCAAGCTGGCGCTGGCGCGCTGGCCTTGGCCTTTGAAAAGCTCAAGCAAGAACTGCTGGCCGCAGGCTGGTTCGACCCCGAACACAAAAAGCCGCTACCGGCCACCATCAAACACGTTGCGGTAGTGACCTCCCCAACTGGCGCGGCTATTCACGATATTCTATCGGTGTTTAAACGCCGCTGGCCCGCCATGCAGATCAGCGTATTGCCGGTGCTGGTACAGGGGAATAATGCTGCAGGGCAAATAGCCAATGCCATTGCCCAAGCTAACCACTGGGCGCGCACTAAACAGCTAGACTTTGACGTGATTCTGGTTTCCCGCGGCGGCGGCTCATTAGAAGATTTATGGCCGTTTAACGAACATATTGTCGCGGCCGCCATTCACGACTCTGAACTCCCAGTAATTAGCGCCGTGGGCCACGAAGTCGATTTTAGCATTAGCGACTTTGTTGCCGATATCCGCGCCGCCACGCCATCTGCAGCCGCCGAGCTGCTCAGCCCAGACCAAGCTGAGCTAGTATCTAAGCTTCATTTACTCAAGGGCCGACTCGCCAAAGCCCAGCAATTGCGGCTGCGACGCTGGCAAGAGCAACTGCTGTCTTTAAGCCGCCGCGTTCGCGATCCGCGCAGCCAGCTCCGCGAGCAAAGCCAGCGCCTAGATGATTTAGAGCTGCGTTTGCAACGCCAGTGGCAGCAAAGCCAGCGCCGCCGCCAGCAGCGCCTCAACGCTGCCAATCAGCAGCTAGCCCTGCTCAACCCAGAACGCCAGCTAAAAGCTAAACATAAAGAACTCAGCGGCCTGCGCGACAGAATGCAACACGCCATAAAGCTGCGACTGCAACAGCCACGAATTGCCTTAAAAAACATGGAGCAACAGCTCAGGGCCCTGGGCCCCGAACAAACCTTGAATCGAGGCTACGCCATTATTAGCGATCAAAATGGGGCCATCGTCCGCGACGCCGACGCCCTGAAAAGTGGTGATCAGCTAAACGCGAAACTAGCCAAAGGTGCAGCGACGCTTACCGTTAGCAAATAGCGCTTAAGCCAGTGTTTTACGAAAATGGCTTAACAAGGTATGGGGACTAGTTTGCGCTGTTATATTTGGGCTTAGCACGCCCATAATACTTGTTAGGTCTTCCCGTAATATTGCATTGCAGTAAAAGGAATAAACGCATTCTTGGGCGTCAATCTCTGGGCGGTAGGTCGATAATAAATCAACCGTATAATGAAACGGCTCAGCAAGCGCTTTGCGCGCAATTTCTTGAACCGTGCTACTCGTCGACTCCGTCACCAAGCGCAGCATTAAGCGCCGCAAGACTAAATCGCTGTGGATTATATCGAGGAATTTCCCCAGATAGGAAAACAAGGCCTCTTCAGCACTAGCCGCCTCCTCGCCATGCACCGGCTTTATTTTTTTTAGCGCGGTCTCTAAATACGTAGACGTGCTTTGCACGTAAACATCATCTTTACCCTTAAAATGATCATACAAAGCGCCCTTCGTAAGCTTTGCTGCTTTTGCCAACAAATCCATACTCACGCCGTTATAACCATGCTTTGCAAACTGCTGCGCACTGCACAGCAATATCATTGCCCGCGTTCGTTCGCGCTTGCCACCCACCTCACCTGCTGCCATCTCACTATCTCTAATTCATTATTTGCACAGCCTTTATACCCAAGCTAATTACGCAGGTAAATCATTGCAGCAACATACCATCCGGTATATTATCCAAAAACATACCAATCGGTACATTATAAAAAGAAGGAATTCCCTTGCACGCACCACTGAAAAGCTACATTACACACAATATACGCTGTCGCGTTATGGCCTTACTTGCCGCAAGCTTAGCCACTCAAAGCTGGGCCGGAATAGGTGTTCTGCCACTTGGCTTTGGTGCCGATTCCAATGCAATGGCCGGCACAGATATGGCTTTTTCCAGCGATCCACTGAGTATCAACAACAATACTGCAGGCATCGCAAAACCAAAATCTGCCCAATTTAGCACTGTTATTGAGGGCTTTGCGATGAACGGCATTCGCCATGCAGACTCACTGGGCAACGACGAGCGCTCTCGTAATGATCGTGCTCTGCTTGTCAGCGGTGCGTGGTCTAAGCCACTTGCAAACCACCCAGGCATTACTATCGGCTTAGGACTATTTGCCCAGGGCGGAGTCGGCTACGAATACAAAAATCTCAACACCGCGTTTGGAAATAGCGACGATCTCACCGCTTTATTTGGGGTATTTCGGCTTGCACCCGCCGTCGCCTGGAATATCAGCGACAAATTTCGCCTCGGCTTTAGTGGCTCAATAAATTACTCCGAAGCAGAGCAAGAGATATTTCCAAATACCTCGGATGCGAGCAGCGGTTTCCCCGGTCTCGACATTAAAAACATGAGCGGCGTCAGCTATGCTTGGCGCACCGGCTTACAGTACGACATCAACGACCGACTCACCCTAGGCATGGCCTACGGCTCCGACACTGAGCTAGTGCTAAAAGACGGGAATGCAGTGGTAAACTTTGAAGCGATGGGCCTAGGCCGAGTTAAATACACCTCTGCCAAAATTGACGGGCTATCATTGCCCAGTGAATTAGGTATTGGTCTTGCTTGGAAGATCACCCCTAAGCTTAGTTTGGGCGCCGACCTTAATTGGTATCGCTGGAGCAAAGCCCTTGGCAAAGTTACCACCCAGTTATCTGGAGCACAGACCAATGGCGCACCAGACAAAATAATAATAAATTCTGATTTTGGCGGGCAAGATCAATTCTCAAGTTCTGTCGGCAGCAAGTACCAAATAAATGATAGAACTCAGTTTTTAGCCGGTGTGAACCACGTTGGCAATGTTATTAAACATGGCAATGAATCACCGTTAAACAATCTTATCGCGAAGTGGCACCTTAGTGCTGGATTAAACCATGAATTAGACCAACACTGGAAAACCTCATTGATCGCGAACTATGTAACCAAACTCAATCGCCAATATACAAACACTCAACTACCCTTAGGCAGAGTGGCACAAGAGACTTTTAGCACTTATTCTGTCGCGATCGGCGTGAGCTATAAATGGTAGGCGCTTTCAACATTCGTAAGGCGTACTCGCACGTTGCTGCACGCTGCGTATTCCGACCCAACCTGATCACCGCCTGCGATCCAACGTGATCACCTGTTGCGAACGAACGTGATCACTCATTGCGATTTAAAATGATCACTTTACGGGACTTATCGCAACGGGTGTTCACGTTGTCGCAATGACTGATCACCATCAATTTCCACACCACCTCATGCATTGAAATTCATCCTGTACTGCACGTTATCCTTGCCGCTTTTGCGCCGGGATGACGATGCCAAACACGAGATTAGCAATGCGACATATCAAAGAAATTCTCCGCCTTAAACTTGAGGCAAAGCTAAGTCATCGCCAGATAGCGCGCAGCCTGGGCATTGGCGTGGGCACCGTATCAACCTACGGCAAACGCGCCTCTGCGCTGGGGCTTTGCTGGCCCCTGCCCGCCGAGCTGTCAGATAACGATCTTGAGCAACTGCTGTTTCCTTCACCCCAGCTGAGTGCGCGACATGGCCGCGTTATGCCTGATTGCGCCGCCATACATCTGGAGCTAAAGCGCAAAAGCGTCACCAAACAGCTGCTGTGGGAGGAATACAAACAGGCTTATGGGGATGCGGGCTATCAGTACTCGCAGTATTGCGGGTATTACCGCGAATGGCGCGCCCAACAAAAACGCTCTATGCGGCAGATCCACCTCGCCGGTGAAAAACTATTTGTGGATTACAGTGGCGCGACAGTGCCGATTGTTAACCCAGATACCGGCGAGATCCGCAACGCTGAAATCTTTGTCGCGACGCTCGGTGCCAGCAATTACACCTTTGCCACCGCCAGCTGGACGCAACGCAAAGCGGATTGGATTGATGCCCACGTCAAGGCCTTCGAGTTCTTTGGCGGCGTGCCGGAGATCATTGTGCCTGATCAGCTCCGCAGCGCAGTGAGCAAACCTTGCCGTTACGAACCAACCATCAATGCCAGTTATCAACATATGGCCTCACACTATCGAACCGCGATCATTCCTGCGCGACCGCTCAAACCAAAAGACAAGGCGAAGGCCGAAAACGCGGTGCTGATTGTGCAGCGGTGGATATTAGCGAAGTTACGCCACCAGACCTTCTTTACGCTGGCGGAACTTAACCTTGCAATTAAGGGCTTACTGGAAGACCTCAATCAACGGCCCTTCAAAAAGCTTCCGGGTTGCCGCTTAAGCCAGTTTGAGATGCTGGACAAACCGGCGCTTAAACCACTGCCAGCGACGCGCTATGAATACCTCGAGTTCAAGCTGGCACGGGTCAATATTGATTACCACGTCGAGTTCGACAAGCACTATTACTCCGTTCCTCATCATCTGGTTAAGACGCAAGTGGAGATCCAAGCCAGCCGCGACGGTGTTGCTATCTTCTTTAAGGATCAGCAGGTCGCACGTCATGCACGTAGCCAGCGTCAAGGTGGGTTTACCACCAATACGCAGCACATGCCTGAAGCACACCAGCGGCATCAGCAGTGGACGCCGAAGCGACTGCTCTCGTGGGCGGGAACGATAGGCCCCGAAACACACGCGATGGTTGAGCTGTTCCTGCAACGAAAGCAGGTACCAGAGCAGGCGTATCGCGCCTGCTTAGGGTTACTGAATCTCGCCAAACAATACACACCGGCACGCCTAGAGGCGGCTTGCTTACGTGCACAACACATCAAAGCCCTACGCCTAAGCAATATCAAATCGATCCTGCAGAGCAATATGGATCAACTGGCCCTGCCGCTAGAACCGCAAGCGCAGGCAAGTGAGTCTCATCGCAATGTCCGTGGCGCCAATTACTACCACTAAACAAGCATCATCAACCAAACCACCCAACCCAAGGAAAGCACATGCTAGAAATACAAAGCGTACAACAACTCCGGCAACTTCGACTCACTGGCTTAGCGGACGCACTGGAAGCGCAGTTCCGCCAGCCCAACACCTACGACGAGCTTGGCTTTGCAGAGCGTATCGGCTTAGCCATTGAGCAGGAAATCACCTACCGGAACGACAAACGATTGCAGCGCTTACTCAGCGCTGCACGCCTTAAAGAAATGGCAAGATTGGCGGACGTTGACTACAGCCATCCGCGCGGACTTAAACCAAGCACCGTTGCCGCTCTGCAAAGCAATCATTGGATTAGCAAAGGGCATAACTTAGTGATGACCGGCCCGACGGGCTGCGGCAAAACCTATCTTGCCTGCGCTCTCGGCCACCATGCTTGCGTACAGGGTCATCCCACTCGGTACTTCCGTGCCTCTCGGCTGTTTGAGCAGCTTACCATCGCCCACGGTGATGGCAGCTATCTCAAGCTCCTCGCGCAAATCGCCAAAGCAGACGTACTGATCATTGACGACTGGGGTTTAGAGCCGCTGACGCAAGTGCAAAAGAACGACTTGCTGGAAATCATGGAGGATCGGCACAACAAAAAAACAACGATAGTAACGAGCCAGCTTCCGGTGGAAAACTGGCATGACTTTATCAATGATCCAACGTTGGCTGACGCCATCTTGGATCGGCTTTTACACAACGCTCACAAGATCAATTTGAAGGGGG
It includes:
- a CDS encoding OmpP1/FadL family transporter, which produces MALLAASLATQSWAGIGVLPLGFGADSNAMAGTDMAFSSDPLSINNNTAGIAKPKSAQFSTVIEGFAMNGIRHADSLGNDERSRNDRALLVSGAWSKPLANHPGITIGLGLFAQGGVGYEYKNLNTAFGNSDDLTALFGVFRLAPAVAWNISDKFRLGFSGSINYSEAEQEIFPNTSDASSGFPGLDIKNMSGVSYAWRTGLQYDINDRLTLGMAYGSDTELVLKDGNAVVNFEAMGLGRVKYTSAKIDGLSLPSELGIGLAWKITPKLSLGADLNWYRWSKALGKVTTQLSGAQTNGAPDKIIINSDFGGQDQFSSSVGSKYQINDRTQFLAGVNHVGNVIKHGNESPLNNLIAKWHLSAGLNHELDQHWKTSLIANYVTKLNRQYTNTQLPLGRVAQETFSTYSVAIGVSYKW
- the istB gene encoding IS21-like element helper ATPase IstB yields the protein MLEIQSVQQLRQLRLTGLADALEAQFRQPNTYDELGFAERIGLAIEQEITYRNDKRLQRLLSAARLKEMARLADVDYSHPRGLKPSTVAALQSNHWISKGHNLVMTGPTGCGKTYLACALGHHACVQGHPTRYFRASRLFEQLTIAHGDGSYLKLLAQIAKADVLIIDDWGLEPLTQVQKNDLLEIMEDRHNKKTTIVTSQLPVENWHDFINDPTLADAILDRLLHNAHKINLKGESMRKLMTTLTEDDHLK
- a CDS encoding TetR/AcrR family transcriptional regulator, encoding MAAGEVGGKRERTRAMILLCSAQQFAKHGYNGVSMDLLAKAAKLTKGALYDHFKGKDDVYVQSTSTYLETALKKIKPVHGEEAASAEEALFSYLGKFLDIIHSDLVLRRLMLRLVTESTSSTVQEIARKALAEPFHYTVDLLSTYRPEIDAQECVYSFYCNAILREDLTSIMGVLSPNITAQTSPHTLLSHFRKTLA
- the istA gene encoding IS21 family transposase — protein: MPNTRLAMRHIKEILRLKLEAKLSHRQIARSLGIGVGTVSTYGKRASALGLCWPLPAELSDNDLEQLLFPSPQLSARHGRVMPDCAAIHLELKRKSVTKQLLWEEYKQAYGDAGYQYSQYCGYYREWRAQQKRSMRQIHLAGEKLFVDYSGATVPIVNPDTGEIRNAEIFVATLGASNYTFATASWTQRKADWIDAHVKAFEFFGGVPEIIVPDQLRSAVSKPCRYEPTINASYQHMASHYRTAIIPARPLKPKDKAKAENAVLIVQRWILAKLRHQTFFTLAELNLAIKGLLEDLNQRPFKKLPGCRLSQFEMLDKPALKPLPATRYEYLEFKLARVNIDYHVEFDKHYYSVPHHLVKTQVEIQASRDGVAIFFKDQQVARHARSQRQGGFTTNTQHMPEAHQRHQQWTPKRLLSWAGTIGPETHAMVELFLQRKQVPEQAYRACLGLLNLAKQYTPARLEAACLRAQHIKALRLSNIKSILQSNMDQLALPLEPQAQASESHRNVRGANYYH
- the xseA gene encoding exodeoxyribonuclease VII large subunit, encoding MTTQEPPQTLSVSQLNGLAKQLLEDCFAQVNVTGELSTLSRPSSGHWYFTLKDDRAQIRCAFFKGKNMRVNFNPEPGQQVSVRGKVSLYEGRGDYQLIVDSMQQAGAGALALAFEKLKQELLAAGWFDPEHKKPLPATIKHVAVVTSPTGAAIHDILSVFKRRWPAMQISVLPVLVQGNNAAGQIANAIAQANHWARTKQLDFDVILVSRGGGSLEDLWPFNEHIVAAAIHDSELPVISAVGHEVDFSISDFVADIRAATPSAAAELLSPDQAELVSKLHLLKGRLAKAQQLRLRRWQEQLLSLSRRVRDPRSQLREQSQRLDDLELRLQRQWQQSQRRRQQRLNAANQQLALLNPERQLKAKHKELSGLRDRMQHAIKLRLQQPRIALKNMEQQLRALGPEQTLNRGYAIISDQNGAIVRDADALKSGDQLNAKLAKGAATLTVSK